The segment ATAACCATGTATATCTGTAAGATGACTAACGAAAACGATACAAATAAGTAAATTGCGTGTCATTTGTTATCTATACGCGAATATCAACGaggaattaaaatatagaGGACTGCTCAATTCTATAcagattttatttccttttttatttatcttgtaGGGTAATTTAATAATCTGGTAATATACAATGCATATATCGTTCTAACATTTTGTctacataattaaaatatttgataccTCGAAAATACGATCGTTTTCAATTCATCGTTTCTCTTGTCAATAAACATTTGATCGTGCAACCGAAAAGAGTAAGGCAAAAAAGTATTCGTAACATAATATCgaaaacatttaattattatagagACTAATACGTGTAAACCTATAAGGAAAATTTTCTAGCGCATATATAACATTCCTATTTACCTGTAATAACCAAATCGTAATGAGGATATGTATTGAATGCTCGTTCTAAAATCTTGCTATCGTCTAATTTCTTGAAAATCAGCCTAGCACCCGTTATCATACCACTGTGTGCCTATACACGTAACATTCGACggttatgaataatttaaaaggaaACATAACGCGCGATTCAGCGTACaattttctttgtaaatagtacgattaaaaatattcttatcgtTAGTTTCATATTGGACTTGAGATACTTACATGGCTGTTCGATGGAACACCTTCGCATACAAAAACGTTAGAACCTGCGGCAAGATCGGTTATCAAATCACGCATCGAGAGACTACCCCGTATAACAATGACaatgttatttttcttctgaTCTGCTATTACACAGAACGGTAtctaaaagtattttataaaaacgattaaaaaagcTGTTTCTTTATTGAATACATAAACATACGATATTCCTTTTTAATACCAACCTCGCATAAATAGTTTTTAAACGACGCATACAGGATGTCATCCGTCGATAAATCTGATAAAGTTTTCATACCGGCTAAATAACAGTAGCAACAATTGTCGCCGATAATTGGAATACGTTTTGTTCTGTAGTTACAATGAATTGATCAAGATAGGGTCTCGCAATATTAGTTAAAGTAGTACacgttttatactttttttcttttcttaaagcGCAGTATAATATCGTTTCTATatcgcaatattttatttaaaataatattttaccgaATCGTATTTCAACTTTGAGtctattcttcttttatcttatttaatattctcctaattaatttccttttgattaatcgtaataactctgctttattttaaatatttgacagAAATTTGCAAATAATCGATCTGATTTCTTCGAGAAATCGTCATGATCTTTCTACTTACCGAAAACAAGCGCAACATGTCAAATTCGGCAGAATATGAAAACACCCGGTgcatatatgtaaatacataacTAATAACCATCCGTAAGCAGCTAATGAAAGTTTTATATAGTAAGCCGCGTTCTCCAAAGACATCCAACTCGgtgcatttttaaaaattacagttGCATCTAGAACAATAATGTTAAGAtcgtttgtattatttgtacagtttcgaaataatataattaactcTTTAGTTACACGAGTTCCCGCGAATTAAATTTTGGAagagaattattataattaaaatatataccgGAAGTATATCTTGGAACAGGAAGAATATTTAGCCGGCGCAATTCACGAGTTTCTCGCTTTTGCCGAATTCTTAGCAGGATACAGCCTGCGATGATATCTGAAGGAACTAAATCTGTTCCCTGGTACAGAGAGCTTAGCAAACCTATAAAAAAGCgataatttctttatcgtGTCAAAATTACTCCTATGACAGACGATAAATATAAGATAgcctataataaaaaaagaatgtaaaatGTGTTGGACGTTTGGCGAAGCGTTAAATGGCAAATATAGTCAAAGATAGATAGTTTTGTACGGAGAGGTATGCGATAATGTTGAAGAATTACTTTGTTCGCTGTATTTAAAAGTTtgtaatatcgtcggtaacgGAATCACGACAAAAGGAAATGCTGACAAACTGTGTTAGATTCTACAaagattatacatatttctttctatcgATAGCTATAATTGTTTAGTAAAACAAAGaatctttaatttctatatatatgtatactaagACGTACGTCGTAGACATTTATTTATGCACATTTACCCTCCGGAAGAAAATTCTGCCTTTCAAAAGTTCGGCATAAACAGAAAGAGATCAACGCCGCGAATTGTAAATATCGTGACGCATAAAACGCGTGCGTTGCGCACGGtacaacaaattatttttactatcCCGCAGTTGTCGCGTTTAATTCGTTAGATACGCGATTCGTTACATGCCTTGTAATGgacaaacatattttattttttcatatcagTTCGTAAGGAAGTGTACGTAGAAGTTTAAGtaccgatatatatatatatgttatgtgTCTAGATAAGAGTTCAAAATCTCTACTAGGAAACTATTTACATATACAAAGTACATTTTATCAATGTGTACAAAAAATTACCGCCAATATTTACACTAATCAACGACCTTCTATCCTCTTCCACTTGGTGTAGCTCTCGTCttgactttttatttttatgtattgcAAGTTGATACAAGTTTAAGCCAAATCTCCGTTCGTTTGGTTCGATCTTTTTTCCGGCGTTGAAagctttcttttaaaaaatatatgacgAAGAAATGACGGTTTCGATTTCAATCACGACAGAACCTTTTTAAGGCCAGTCGTACCTATGTCTCACCAGCAACATGTTGAAAAGTCTCGTTAGCGTTCTCGTCTTTTCTCATCCACCAGAGAAACTTGAATCTCCGTTGCCAGTTCCTCGAGAGTTTGCCATATTCGACAGAGGTTTCTAAatgtttcttatttaataatcCTAAAGGATCGAAGATCAATGCCAAGCCGAAAACGGTGAGACCTATAAGGATCCAGTCGAAGAACACCAAGGCCCGGGTTATCATGATCGTATAATGTTCGTAAGTACATTTGACGTTTGATCCGAACAACCATAAACTCCCTAAAATATTCCATGATATCTCAGGTAGGAGGAACAATATTCTGTAAAATCATAATAAtatcttaattataattttagaaaagaaacatCAATTTTGGGAAGAACGCGCTCTTGCGGAATTTTGTTACGCGTATACAAGCTGCCTCAAGACGAATGATACAATACCgatcagaaaattattttaccaaCAAAGATCGATCGAAAACGTAGAACGGAAGTTTTGCATTCGAAAGTTGCTTTGTAAGAAAATTCGGTTCGAAGCGATAGTACTCGTCGATACTTTGTCGACGACCGAACCGTTATAGTAGATGTATTTAACCTGGTTAATGGGTCGAGAGTTACGAAAATTTGTCAAACTCGACTGCCCGCAGGAAAGattctttgtaaaaaaaaaaaaaaaggttcgAACaccgaataaaagaaaattacgaatggaaaaatattattcgtagAATCGTATTTCCTATTCGATTGTATGATCCTTTATAAAACATCCTGCATGTTAGAACATCTGCCTTTTGAATTTAACGGGAAGTAAAAGATCGACTAATTGTTAAGATTATTTGCGCGATAAAACTTTATTATTCGTATTAATTTGAAGTTGGATTTAGAATTTCTTGAATAACGTCGAGATCTCTACAACGCGTGCACATTTTATATCTTCGCGCTAAGATAGTACAGTCaagttttatcgaattattacAAGCAACGAACCTACGAAAAACAATCTTATTGCGATAATAAACTATATGCGACGATAATGTCGCATTGTAACATTCAGAAATGGTGTATGTTACAGTACCTATCAATCGTTACTAATCCACGTCAATAAAGTATAATGCATCAGTACTAAAAAGTGAAAAGAGTTTACGTCAATAGACATCGCaaacagaatttattttgtatagtaATTCGTTAATTGGCAATACATAATTACGGATAAACGATGCCGTTTATGATCGATGATAGTGGTTGAAGTTTGTACTTGCAATgagaaaatgaataataagaataataaaagtacGAAGTAGTTCGTGAAGCGATGCATGTCAGAGCGAAGAACATTGTTTTATTTCAGCGGTGTTTTATAATGAATGGCGTTGTTCGTCAACGATATGTAAATTGCagtataattttcaaacgtcTACTTACTTAACTGTCAATAATGGTTCAACGTGTTTACGAGCGTGCGTTTCCAAGATAGATCCTTTTGCGCTCAGTCTTGTAATGATGAGCATGAAAAGTATAGACACGACAAGAAATGCTATCTCTCCTAACAGATACACGCGAACTAACTCTCCACCTAACTGACAACTCCATGTATGCTCGTAATATCTGACACAAACGGTTACAATCAAGGATAACCTGTGAACAGAATTAATTAcgtaagaattaaaatttattcagattcgtttaataaacgaagaaactcTTCCTAGTAGTAAGGATAATTATTTATGGATGTTAATCAAGGATAATTATAGGGAACTGTCGGGAATTTTACTCGGGATCGTATTAGGACCCCGAAAGTTTGTAACGTTCGGATACCCGCGGTCtcgtatcttttattatatagcGAAATAGTGAAATAGTGCAAATCATTCTGAAGCTAAAAGTTTAGGTACAAAGTCTGATCGCGAAATTAAGCAAAGGCATCTTACTTATACGCGTTTTAGGTACCCGCACACTCCTAGCAAACactatcttttatatttgtagCATACTTAATGTACGTACGattcatttacaaatttttcgaCTTCGACGATCTGTGAACGATATGCGACGTGTGAAAGTAAAGATTTGAGAGAAGTTTGGTTTCTGTTTCTAAACATCTCGCAATGTATGTAGTTAagcctttttttattattcgtaaaCGTCGTCCATTGATTTAACCATTCTGCAGGAAGTTTTAAAAGGGATTTTACTATATATCAGTGACATGTAAAATACCATAAtctattttaacaaataagaaatatgattatattatCCTTAATTAGATCtctttaatataaaatctatcatttaatatagaatttataaaaacgaGAGACGATTAGTTATTTATAGAACATGAAACTATTTCTTGAATACTTCTATCTATGTACAATGTATTGCGTACATTTTCGTCATCTTCCTGGAATAATTgagtaaatttaaataatgttatatgtgtAGATACACGCATTATTTAACCGACTAACCGTCGCTCTATACATAGATATTATGGGTGACTTGGGAGTCTCCAATTCGTAAAAAATCTATAATGATcgtaaaatttgcataaatacaaAATGGAAAGGAATCGAGTAAAATGTGTAAATACAGAAAGGATTGGTTCCTTATATGTCGGAGGAATAGACAAACAGGGGAAAGAGCTGTTCCTCTGAAGGAAGATCGTCATTTCTGCCAAGGATACACGTCGAAAATAAAGCTATTAATTATCCGATATTAAGATTCTGAATGTGGTTAATTTGATTATTCTTACTCTCCTCTTTTTCGTTATTTCgctatttttacatattatttcttCCAAGTGTTCTAGCTGTGTTATTTTAAGATATTGAGTTATGCAAATTATATACGAATAGTTCTTAAGAAATCACGATATCATTGTTTATGAATCTTAATTTGCACGAAGGAGAGAAGaaactatatatttatattttcattgattCTTAATCAACGATGTTTTGATACAtcttgataaaaaatataaaaatctgaatttataagttatacattttatttgagAGGCATGATATAAGATAGTTAAATTTAACGCCACGCCTCGAGAGCAAAGTTATGACCccgtttatcataatttcataataatacaatagttAAACGTTAAACTGTTTTGTTAATCATTTAAAAGCATTATTTCTTTGCAAGTTTacgttaatttacaatatatgGGATTTTAAGTAAAATACGTCGACCAGTTGAGGCTTTAGAGTACTATAGTCTAGAGTCTATATACAATCTGTAGCAATGTTGCACGTTGGATGAAATTCTCAAGATTCTAGCGCTGAAACTGAAAGAAGACGAACTACTTACCAAATggatcgaatgaaaatttcaaagatacCCGGATAAACAAGGTCGTCGCTCGCAGCTAGCCACGTTCTGCCGAAGAGTTTTATCGCAGGCATTTTTCTGTGGAACATATCGCGATTTGTAAGATTACTTTCTTTATCGATGCCGACTGAATTTTGTATCGCGTAAAACATATTTCGAAAAGGAATAGATGAACGAAACGATACGCGTTTCTTACTCTTGCGAGTTACTATCCATATAGTTGAACGAATAAACGTGTAATTTAATGTTCGGAtcaacgttttataatatacatagcAGGCTCAAGCAGCATGCAATAACGACCACGATATTTTTACgagtataaattttcataggATTTGGATAACCGAGTATACCGCGACGCACCTATTTCTTTGATAGTAAATTACGGATCAGAGAAAGCGCCGAGAGAAAGTCTTTGTCTATCCTACATCCGAGACTATTGACATAACTTAACTGCAATCGTAACTGGACCCTGACCCTGTTGAACATCAAATCTTTGTCccaaattttttagaatcaCCTGCACACATCTTCCTGCACACGCGAACACATCTTTCGTTTAAAAGAGAGACGACTCGTGTTTCCTTCGTCGCGTGACGTTTCTTGTTTTCAATTCAATATTATTGATTCAGCACTTTTTCTACATCGCATCGCTTAATTAGATAGGATGACTATCTTTTCGATAAGCAAATGCTTATATGCTCTATATATTCTTACATTTAGCGATAGATCGAATCAATTTGTCGGTGATATATCGTGAGCGAAATCTTAAGTGATTTTATAGTTACTCTTCGACACTGTTATAACTAGAATTTCACACCACGCTAGTTACTAATTATACGCCTTATCATCGTACACGCTTCTTTAATAAACATGCCGAATCttaagatatttataatgCCAGATAtagtatttcttttattatagtatttcTTCCAAGAATATACTCCGGAAACATCTTACGGTCTTACATCTTCGATCTTCAAGGAATGCAACATTCCTTTTACACTCAATTATTATAGttggaataaataattctatcgCAACTCGTACTACCTTTCGTATCGTAAACGCTGAcatgaatttaaaattgcgCAAAAACAGTTTTTCATTAGTCTGACAACATCCTATGTAACAAAGTCTATCCTCGTACAGCAAATAGCCGTCGTTCGATTTTTTGTCTAATTTAAATGCGTCGCTCTCGCGTGCAAGGCCTTGAGAAAGAAGCATAATATTCTATTGGCGCAATAAATTGACAATACTATGCGGAAATTTCAGGAAATACGatgtgaaacgaaagaaacgctTAATCGATTgggaaaattcgaattttaagATATATTCACCTTTTggagaaaaatttgaatttcgagATATATTCGCTTCTCGAACAAAACGTCTCGATATCTCGGTAGAATTTCGGCTCATTCACAACATGCCACTTTTCCACAAGCACAATCGGTATTCGAGAGTATCGTCGCCAACCTGGTACAGGATGCAGTCCGGTATTTACCGTTTTAGTTACTCGCACGACgagtttttaatttcttctaaCGAGGGAAAAGATAAGACTCGCTTGCACCGACATCCATAGTCGTTCACGATCTAACCATCGATCGCGATACGCCGATCCAGCCGCTCCAGTCGATCCAATGGTTTCCGAATGATCCCGCGTACGCGAAACGCGAGATAGCGTCGAAAGCCGCTGAGGTCAGTTCGCAAGGAATGTGACGCCTTGAGCGAATTTTCGTCTGGCTGCGAAGCTAGCgcgaaataaaaggaaatggAGTCGAGCTCGTCTGGTAGAAAATTGCATCGGCTCGCGACACTGGATCGGCAAAATGCATATACAATACACTCGTAACCCGCTCACCTTGTTTCGTAGCATCCCGCGTCGAATCTCACGAGCTGGTTGGCGGTGACTGTCCAGCACGGCCACAACTTTCCCTTCGTTCCTCTCGATCACACGTTCCTTCGCTTACGAAAAAACCAATAGCTCCTCATGGGGATATACGGTAACGGTAGGGATATAGGTGTCCCTAGTATTCCGCGATTGCGACAATCCGAGCGCTTCGATTTTTCACCAGAACTgtgaaacgatatttataatttatattatattcgacttttataaataacatatgAAAAAGTTTTAATACGTTCCGATTTCTGTGATCGGTACGGCGGTAAATATATAAGTTTCTTTTTCCGATGACGCATGGCTGTTCTtagaaaaaagtataaaacttATATTCGCTCTCTGCCTGCGTATGTGTATCGTATATCGTTTGATCGATATTCTACTATTTCTTACctatatgaaattttctgcCGTATTAATAtgcgatataataataatattaatataagtaTCAGTATCGGTGAGACCGATTCTTTCCTTTCTGGACACGGCCGTTTCCCGGAAGCCTCAAACAGCGTTCCACGAAACAGCGTTAATCGTATCAGTGCTTAGTGTAACAGTCCGAATcggatcaaatattttttctcgaaaataacTAATATTCTAATAGAacaaaatacatttaatattctagCGTACTTTCTTTGCGTCTCTTTTTTATGCTTTACACGTGAATTCGCTACAGCTACGGGATTTACACACGTTTAAAAGCATAACTGTTCTACTTACGAGAAAGGCTAGTGGCCTTAAAATCCTTGTGACGTTTTCATGTAAAAGAGACAAACGAAACCAACGATCTAGCTTTTCTAAAatgctttaattttatttatcatttttcattttatctatAGTCCCGAAAATAGAAGCTGTGCGATATCATGGATTTTCTCCGAACCTTTTGTTAATCGATATCGTGTATATTTTTTCCGGATTAGTGTGCAAAAGTATTTTTGAAAGgtggaagaagaaattttgcataaatagTTATCTTTGCTGCGTTTAGTAATATATAGTATTCTTTTGCaaaaaaaagtttataatattatcgtaaaactataaaaattcttgCGGATTCCTTCAATTTACGCGACGGAAGAaagcagaaaaatattttcgaaaatataattgaataatataataaagtatatccagtgcaataaataataattaattttagtaaGCAATTTATATCTTGTTGGAGAATAAACGATAAGATGTAACATTTTCTATGCACATTGATTACGTATCTATATACGAGCAGTCCAGCATCCGCTTAtaagcaatattatataaatttccatgTAAATTGATTCACGTAAATAAACGGCATTTGTGATTATCTTGTTCGTAAATTATCTGTTGAAAACTACCAACTAAAAAAACAGCGTGAAAACATATGAATATCCTAAGATAAATTAGCAAAATAAAGATACAATTTAGTCTATAGCATGTCagaaaacaaagaattttaattatttctattgtaCGATACATTGATTATAAGAAGTGTAAAAAGCATTAAATTAACATAGAATCTATAATCAACTTTttcattaaatgtaatttaatgtcGTGTAAGAGATTTACATATTCGCTTAGTACTTTAAAAGACAACTTTCAACAAGgcaattgaaaaaatttacatattccTTTAGTAATTTATCggtgtaaaaaataaagagtttaattatagaaacggagataaaaatattatgctaTGACAGGATATCATCGTCtaccaaaaaagaaaatacgaataaagCCACGAaactatacatttttctatataaaacaTGATTTTCCTTTCAATGTCTGACTACATAACGTCCACACACGTATTTATAAGTAATTAATGAATATTccattcgtttaattttttctcttttttctccatcTCATATGCATATTTCACTTTAACTACACCGATTGTTGTGCATGTATAAATTACGCTCGTTAACTATTCCtacgaatattttactatatacgtatatacgtatagcCTGTAATATCGATTTGAACAAATCCTTTAAAAAATGTGCTAAAACGTTAAACGAATTAAGGAACacgaacttttatatttttcgttaatatctGTTTacgaattttaacaaatatccGTCTATTGctagaaattagaaaagaaaaaaaaaaaaaaaaacaaattgctTCGAAAGATACGTGGACTCGagtgtaatactataaaatagcCTTGATTTTATTGAATCCGTtttatatagcgctataagtaAACAGCGTGGTGAAGCTAATGAAAAACTAGTTCCAAAATGGTGACAGATATCGTACGTCAGATGcataattgtttcttttttcactaGTCCGGTTATTAATAATGCATTTCAATATTGAAATCCAATAAGAATTCAATAGGTAGGATTCAATATGAAccatcgataaaaatatataaaaatagaattaaaaataatatacattatttaatattaatttttcaaatatcatcTTGcgtagattaaaaaataatttacatgatatataataacataacTATTcaatacctatatatatatatatatatgtatatgtatatatgagcagaaaaatattttacgacacaaggaaaagattatttgatatatgtaattgctacatcttattttttaataaattatctcgttatatcgttatattttacaatcttATATCAGCAACGCACATCTAATGATACAGACTGAACTTTAGCGATTTACacttgttattaatattttagtcGGGTTTTATCAATGAAGTTTAATAACGACgcgacaatttttcaaaattaattaatgaaaatatcgtcgacatttgaattttttaaaacgataTTGTATTATCGGACTATCTTTAAATGCACTGTGACAAAAGCATtgtctatttctattattttattattccattGCCATATGCCTTTTCTTGTTATAAATATCTCGTTGGATAATTCCGAATACAAACTTCGTTTCACcgcttcgaaataaaaatgttctcaTTATCACGTATATGTTTTCGTTATCAAAAAGATCTCATTATTTAGAAGcataatttcttattaaaatatacaagtttGCTTTTATCcggttaaattttttatagaatgtttattatactctttgtataatattcccTTGTTCGATTAATACGATATCGTatcgtaatggaataagattGGCATGTGTCCTGTTTCTGTCGCTATCTCACGAGGTCACCGAGTTCacgtatttcttaaatttcgctctgaaacgaaaaatgaccgcttTTATAACGTTAACTATGATAGACGAGTTACAAGGAAGCTACGTTACAGTTACTTTAATTACAGGATGCAACACAATTTTTACGAAAGTAGACCTCGGAGTCAACGTTGTTGTACCTCTTGTGAATCACTTCAATGTGTTCAAGTTAATTACATACCCTTTTTCGTTGGAAGCAAAAGTATACAAACTTGGAGTAAACGTAGAGCAAACGAGATATAGCGTTAAAACGAAAACAGTCTCTAAATACATTAAAAGTACaaattccaaaaaaaaaaaaaagttcgtATCAaccaataaatattaaacgtaGGAGAGATATGATGCAATTGTTGAAACTAATTATAATCTCAcagatgcaaaaatatatatatgaaaaagtcTGTGTAATGGGTAATGTGA is part of the Bombus fervidus isolate BK054 chromosome 7, iyBomFerv1, whole genome shotgun sequence genome and harbors:
- the LOC139989109 gene encoding diacylglycerol lipase-beta isoform X1, yielding MFYAIQNSVGIDKESNLTNRDMFHRKMPAIKLFGRTWLAASDDLVYPGIFEIFIRSIWLSLIVTVCVRYYEHTWSCQLGGELVRVYLLGEIAFLVVSILFMLIITRLSAKGSILETHARKHVEPLLTVKILFLLPEISWNILGSLWLFGSNVKCTYEHYTIMITRALVFFDWILIGLTVFGLALIFDPLGLLNKKHLETSVEYGKLSRNWQRRFKFLWWMRKDENANETFQHVAGLLSSLYQGTDLVPSDIIAGCILLRIRQKRETRELRRLNILPVPRYTSDATVIFKNAPSWMSLENAAYYIKLSLAAYGWLLVMYLHICTGCFHILPNLTCCACFRTKRIPIIGDNCCYCYLAGMKTLSDLSTDDILYASFKNYLCEIPFCVIADQKKNNIVIVIRGSLSMRDLITDLAAGSNVFVCEGVPSNSHAHSGMITGARLIFKKLDDSKILERAFNTYPHYDLVITGHSLGAGIGILLGFLLRPRYPSLKVYGFSTPAGLLSRELARITEEFVFTIGIGDDLVMRLSVDSTENLRTSLLMALRVCPLPKYRVVLNGLGYILFGIPEKDLENTWNAYNMITTVSGETPLLNDRDINTVEENRIYERDISKRRYSKVKLYIGGRVLHIIKRKPEQSKNSKSQNKKEKEFEMRWAQPEEFTELVVMPRMLLDHLPECIDKTLTALLEQQKD
- the LOC139989109 gene encoding diacylglycerol lipase-beta isoform X2, with protein sequence MPAIKLFGRTWLAASDDLVYPGIFEIFIRSIWLSLIVTVCVRYYEHTWSCQLGGELVRVYLLGEIAFLVVSILFMLIITRLSAKGSILETHARKHVEPLLTVKILFLLPEISWNILGSLWLFGSNVKCTYEHYTIMITRALVFFDWILIGLTVFGLALIFDPLGLLNKKHLETSVEYGKLSRNWQRRFKFLWWMRKDENANETFQHVAGLLSSLYQGTDLVPSDIIAGCILLRIRQKRETRELRRLNILPVPRYTSDATVIFKNAPSWMSLENAAYYIKLSLAAYGWLLVMYLHICTGCFHILPNLTCCACFRTKRIPIIGDNCCYCYLAGMKTLSDLSTDDILYASFKNYLCEIPFCVIADQKKNNIVIVIRGSLSMRDLITDLAAGSNVFVCEGVPSNSHAHSGMITGARLIFKKLDDSKILERAFNTYPHYDLVITGHSLGAGIGILLGFLLRPRYPSLKVYGFSTPAGLLSRELARITEEFVFTIGIGDDLVMRLSVDSTENLRTSLLMALRVCPLPKYRVVLNGLGYILFGIPEKDLENTWNAYNMITTVSGETPLLNDRDINTVEENRIYERDISKRRYSKVKLYIGGRVLHIIKRKPEQSKNSKSQNKKEKEFEMRWAQPEEFTELVVMPRMLLDHLPECIDKTLTALLEQQKD